In one window of Gudongella oleilytica DNA:
- a CDS encoding FUSC family protein: MGSNKVKIGMRTIKTGLAVMLGVTVAELVGLRSPLFVAIGAISTMQTSVSESFVMGKNRILGTIMGAVVAVAIAEILPYSNIFLGLGIILLIQILNILGWRKSISLSAIVFSAVYLNREMGMIEYATNRVIDTFIGIVMGVLVNYLVATPDSEKKFYAEVDAFVEVAKEYTYSLIVGKKTVNLENLRSMLSDIEKLQDLVRGDSNILYDNKGQKLDTAKTLRILEEIFNDLSSITAMDYMAIVSSKNLILAGQVFQITPIWYEKSIISEEDIIFNYHLQRLLKNLYSM, from the coding sequence ATGGGATCGAATAAAGTAAAAATCGGTATGAGGACCATAAAAACCGGCCTTGCAGTGATGCTTGGAGTTACCGTTGCAGAATTGGTTGGACTAAGAAGCCCTCTTTTCGTTGCAATAGGTGCAATCAGCACCATGCAGACTTCGGTTTCAGAATCCTTTGTAATGGGGAAAAACAGGATCCTCGGGACAATAATGGGGGCTGTTGTGGCAGTAGCGATAGCTGAAATCTTGCCGTACAGCAATATCTTCCTCGGTTTGGGCATCATACTGCTTATACAGATACTGAACATTTTAGGGTGGAGGAAGTCAATTTCCCTATCGGCAATAGTCTTCTCAGCGGTCTATCTCAACAGAGAAATGGGAATGATCGAATACGCTACAAACAGAGTCATCGACACCTTCATCGGGATAGTTATGGGAGTCCTTGTTAACTACCTGGTTGCAACTCCTGACAGCGAGAAGAAATTTTACGCTGAAGTGGATGCTTTTGTAGAGGTAGCAAAGGAGTACACCTACAGCCTTATAGTCGGGAAGAAAACCGTGAATCTGGAAAATCTAAGGAGTATGCTGTCCGATATCGAAAAGCTTCAGGATCTGGTAAGAGGCGACAGCAATATATTATACGACAACAAAGGACAAAAGCTGGATACAGCTAAAACCCTGCGCATCCTTGAGGAGATATTCAACGACCTTTCATCTATCACTGCTATGGATTATATGGCAATCGTAAGCTCAAAGAACCTGATTCTTGCTGGACAGGTTTTTCAAATCACGCCGATCTGGTATGAAAAAAGCATCATAAGCGAGGAGGATATCATCTTTAACTATCACCTCCAAAGGCTTCTTAAAAATTTGTACTCAATGTAG
- the hpf gene encoding ribosome hibernation-promoting factor, HPF/YfiA family, whose translation MKMNYTGKNMEVTDALRDVTEKKLGKLEKYFQTDISGNVTFSTEKNRKIIEVTINLPGTILRAEESSDDMYASIDKTVDVLERQIRKHKTKLQKRYQNNDTIRFDNVPSLSAEEEEDKPRLVRRKKFGLKPMSPDEAILQMELLRHNFFVFMDSETEDVSVVYKRKDGNYGLIEPEIF comes from the coding sequence ATGAAAATGAATTATACTGGAAAAAACATGGAGGTGACTGATGCTCTACGTGATGTAACTGAAAAGAAGCTTGGGAAGCTGGAGAAATACTTCCAGACTGACATCTCAGGCAATGTAACTTTCAGTACAGAGAAGAATCGTAAGATCATCGAGGTTACCATAAACCTTCCCGGCACAATCCTAAGAGCTGAAGAGTCAAGCGACGATATGTACGCATCTATCGACAAGACAGTGGACGTGCTTGAAAGACAAATCAGGAAACACAAAACCAAGCTGCAGAAGAGATACCAAAACAACGATACCATAAGATTTGACAACGTACCGTCACTTTCTGCAGAAGAGGAGGAGGACAAGCCAAGACTTGTAAGAAGAAAGAAATTCGGACTTAAACCGATGTCGCCGGATGAGGCAATCCTTCAGATGGAGCTTTTGAGGCACAACTTCTTCGTTTTCATGGATTCAGAAACTGAGGATGTCTCGGTTGTCTACAAGAGGAAGGATGGAAACTACGGACTCATTGAACCGGAAATATTCTAA